The uncultured Desulfatiglans sp. DNA window AGCCGCTTGACCATGGCTACCGTCAAACAAAATCTTTTCTGGGCCTTCTTCTACAATGTGGCCCTGATCCCTGTCGCCGCCGGCATCCTCGCGCCTTTCGAGGCGTTTCCGGAGTTCCTGCGGCACTTGCATCCCATCCTGGCGGCGCTCGCCATGGCGACGAGCAGCGTCACGGTCGTCAGCAACAGCCTCCTGCTCTACCGAGGGAAGACCCTTTGACGCACCTCGGCCTGACGGCCTATCCGAACGGGCATGTCCGGGTCAACCACCCAGCGTTCCTGGCGAGGCCGAAAGGGCCAGGAGTGGGGACGGACAAACCTTTTGGACCGATCCACCCCCGATCGCACCGCCATCCCGGGCATCACACGGACGCTGAGGTGTCGCC harbors:
- a CDS encoding hypothetical protein (Evidence 5 : Unknown function), producing MTHLGLTAYPNGHVRVNHPAFLARPKGPGVGTDKPFGPIHPRSHRHPGHHTDAEVSPCCALRFSGP